In Candidatus Margulisiibacteriota bacterium, the following are encoded in one genomic region:
- the pyrH gene encoding UMP kinase (Catalyzes the phosphorylation of UMP to UDP) produces MFAKYKRILLKLSGELLAGSRKYGIDPAATGQLAQEIGEVVDLGVEVGVVLGGGNIFRGVSAAANGMDRATGDYIGMLATIMNGVALHDALEKQGCPARLQTAIFMESVAEGYIRKKALHHLHKGRAVIFAGGTGNPYFSTDAAAALRAAEINAEVILKCTAKTDREMDAAAAAFCAENKIPVVTYKASAGNLLKAVKN; encoded by the coding sequence GTGTTCGCCAAATACAAGCGGATTTTGCTGAAATTGAGCGGAGAGCTGCTGGCTGGCAGCCGCAAGTACGGTATTGATCCGGCGGCCACGGGACAGCTGGCGCAGGAGATCGGCGAAGTGGTAGACCTTGGCGTGGAAGTGGGCGTGGTGCTGGGCGGCGGCAATATTTTCCGCGGCGTGTCGGCGGCGGCCAACGGTATGGACCGCGCGACCGGTGACTATATTGGCATGCTGGCTACGATCATGAATGGTGTGGCTTTGCATGACGCTCTGGAAAAACAGGGCTGTCCGGCGCGTTTGCAGACGGCGATTTTTATGGAATCCGTGGCGGAAGGCTATATTCGCAAAAAAGCCCTGCATCATCTGCACAAAGGCCGCGCGGTGATTTTCGCGGGCGGCACGGGCAATCCGTATTTTTCCACGGACGCGGCGGCGGCTTTGCGCGCGGCGGAAATTAATGCGGAAGTAATCCTCAAATGCACGGCCAAGACCGACCGGGAAATGGACGCGGCGGCCGCCGCTTTTTGCGCGGAAAATAAAATCCCAGTCGTGACTTACAAAGCCAGCGCGGGAAATTTATTGAAAGCGGTTAAAAATTAG
- the aroF gene encoding 3-deoxy-7-phosphoheptulonate synthase, which translates to MIIVMDHGSSEDSLKQVVEFVENAGLKTQISRGEERTVIGLIGDKTKVDRNVLESIKDVAEIIDVSKPYKRAAREMHPDDTVITLDNGLKIGGKNEPVVMAGPCTVENWEMLSEIATAVKAAGAKVLRGGAWKPRTSPYAFQGLGEEGLKLLAKAREETGLPIVSELMDTKDIPLFLEYVDIIQIGARNMQNFSLLKELGRIDKPILLKRGLAATIEEWLMSAEYILAGGNTRVLLCERGIRTMEKYTRNTLDLSAVPVVKKMSHLPIIIDPSHAVGHWDYVPAMSKAAIVAGADGLIIEVHSNPEKAACDGGQCLKPKLFGDLMRDIKALSKYR; encoded by the coding sequence ATGATTATAGTAATGGATCACGGCAGCAGCGAGGACAGTCTCAAGCAGGTGGTAGAGTTCGTCGAAAACGCTGGTTTGAAAACGCAGATCAGCCGGGGCGAAGAGCGCACGGTCATCGGCTTGATCGGCGACAAAACCAAAGTAGACCGTAACGTCCTGGAGAGCATCAAGGATGTGGCGGAGATCATCGATGTTTCCAAGCCGTACAAACGCGCGGCGCGGGAAATGCATCCCGACGATACGGTGATCACTCTGGATAACGGCCTGAAGATCGGCGGCAAAAATGAGCCGGTGGTCATGGCTGGCCCCTGCACTGTGGAGAATTGGGAAATGCTGAGCGAGATCGCCACGGCGGTCAAAGCGGCTGGCGCCAAAGTTCTGCGCGGCGGCGCCTGGAAACCGCGCACTTCGCCCTATGCTTTTCAAGGGCTGGGCGAGGAAGGTTTGAAACTTTTGGCCAAAGCCCGTGAGGAAACCGGACTGCCTATCGTTTCGGAATTGATGGACACCAAAGACATTCCGCTTTTTCTCGAATACGTGGACATCATTCAGATCGGCGCGCGCAATATGCAGAATTTTTCGCTGCTCAAAGAGCTGGGCAGGATCGACAAGCCGATTTTGCTGAAACGCGGTTTGGCTGCCACGATCGAAGAATGGCTGATGTCGGCGGAATATATTTTAGCCGGCGGCAATACCAGAGTTCTGCTCTGCGAGCGCGGCATTCGCACGATGGAGAAATACACGCGCAACACGCTGGATCTTTCCGCCGTGCCGGTTGTCAAAAAAATGTCGCATCTGCCAATTATCATTGATCCGTCGCACGCGGTCGGGCACTGGGATTATGTACCGGCGATGAGCAAAGCGGCGATCGTGGCCGGCGCGGACGGGTTGATCATTGAAGTGCATAGCAATCCCGAAAAAGCGGCCTGCGACGGCGGACAGTGTTTGAAGCCGAAATTGTTTGGTGATTTAATGCGGGATATCAAAGCCTTGAGCAAGTATAGATAG
- a CDS encoding type II toxin-antitoxin system RelE/ParE family toxin has product MIKIEITEAYKKWFNGLKDFKAKNIINVRLDRIREGNFGDRKTLGGGLYEVRIHYGNGYRLYFVHKGEYWVLILCGGEKSTQSKDIEKARKFLKEVKQ; this is encoded by the coding sequence ATGATCAAAATCGAGATCACCGAAGCATATAAAAAATGGTTTAACGGATTAAAAGATTTTAAGGCAAAAAATATTATCAATGTGCGACTGGACAGGATACGAGAAGGAAATTTTGGCGACCGCAAAACATTGGGCGGTGGTCTGTACGAAGTGCGGATACATTATGGCAATGGTTATCGTTTGTATTTTGTACATAAAGGCGAATATTGGGTATTGATTTTGTGCGGAGGAGAAAAATCAACACAAAGTAAAGATATTGAAAAGGCCAGAAAGTTTCTAAAGGAGGTAAAACAATAA
- a CDS encoding putative addiction module antidote protein: protein MLKVSEWNLMDYLKTEKDIQGYLEAAFAEDDAQYMVRALGNAAKARRLMSKAAKKAGVARESLYRSLSKTGKPQFSTVVSVIHSLGYRLALTRA, encoded by the coding sequence ATGCTTAAAGTTTCAGAATGGAATTTAATGGATTATCTAAAAACAGAAAAAGATATACAAGGGTATTTAGAGGCGGCTTTTGCTGAAGACGATGCTCAATATATGGTGAGAGCATTAGGTAACGCAGCCAAAGCTCGTCGTCTGATGAGCAAAGCAGCTAAAAAAGCTGGCGTGGCAAGAGAAAGTCTATATCGTTCGCTATCCAAAACAGGTAAGCCGCAGTTTAGCACTGTGGTAAGTGTTATTCACTCGCTCGGCTACCGCCTTGCTCTAACGAGAGCATAA